A single region of the Epinephelus moara isolate mb chromosome 14, YSFRI_EMoa_1.0, whole genome shotgun sequence genome encodes:
- the pacs2 gene encoding phosphofurin acidic cluster sorting protein 2 isoform X2 has protein sequence MAERSGRLSFPGSGALNRPVPMNLFATWEIDGSSPNCIPRLCSLTLKKLVVMRELDKELISVVIAVKIQGSKRILRSHEIVLPPSGSVETDLALTFSLQYPHFLKREGNKLQIMLQRRKRYKNRTILGYKTLAVGSIDMAEVMQHPTEGGQVLPLCSNQKDMLGKVAEIWIFSLSSQPIDHEEAALQGGQKIKCSDNYSEEEYESFSSEQEASDDAVQGQDLEDDEYDVRKPKKQRRSIVRTPSITRQQNFKQRVVALLKRFRVSDEVLDSEQDPAEPPPEVEEEDLDLDSVEFENPSDSGPELDDDDSVLSTPKPKLKPYFEGLSLSSSQTEIGSIHSSRSHREPPSPIDPDKTKCAGAKFPDDGVSDNVSFEQPEAVTPTTELEMDNMDTFLERLPPSGKMTKTESLIISSNRQEPKLAGRRGRSTSLKERQPSRPQNERANSLDNERSLDTRCHLQIPRKTVYDQLNHILVSDNQLPDSIILINTSDWQGQYLSDMLQNHHLPVVCTCTTADIQAAFNTIVSRIQRFCNCNSQTPIPIKIAVAGAQHYLSAVLRLFVDHLSHKTPDWLGYMRFLIIPLGAHPVSKYLGTIDYRYNSLFQDAAWRDLFHKPEAPVIAQESPDVVSRVTQYMVGANGAHQLPIAEAMLTYKQKSPDEDSCQKFIPFIGMVKVGLVEQTSAASGDSDDAAPLSSSLLSSTPPQVSPALKEASPTPPSSPSVTASFCAYSSVGQAELMGLQVDYWVAPTERKKDMEKRDSSSKNTLKCNFRSLQVSRLPLGGAEPSPQPTMSMTVVTKEKNKKVMFLPKKSKDKEVEPKSQVIEGISRLICTAKHQQTMLRVLIDGVEWNDVKFFQLAAQWSSHVKHFPIGIFGHTKGPY, from the exons ggCTCCAAACGGATCCTGAGGTCCCATGAGATTGTGCTGCCACCCAGTGGGTCTGTGGAGACCGATCTGGCTCTCACCTTCTCACTGCAG TACCCTCACTTCTTAAAACGAGAAGGAAACAAGCTGCAGATCATGCTGCAAAGGCGGAAGAGATACAAGAACCGAACTATCCTGGGCTACAAGACGCTCGCAGTGGGATCTATCGATATGGCCGAG GTGATGCAGCACCCGACAGAGGGAGGCCAGgttcttcctctctgcagcaACCAGAAAGACATGCTGGGGAAGGTGGCCGAGATCTGGATCTTCTCTCTGTCCAGTCAGCCGATAGACCACGAGGAGGCGGCCCTGCAGGGAGGACAGAAGATCAAATGCTCCG ATAACTACTCAGAGGAGGAGTACGAGAGCTTCTCCTCAGAGCAGGAGGCCAGTGATGACGCCGTGCAGGGACAG GATCTGGAAGATGATGAGTACGATGTGAGGAAGCCAAAGAAGCAGAGGAGGTCGATTGTGAGGACCCCCTCCATCACCAGA CAGCAGAACTTTAAGCAGCGAGTCGTGGCTCTGCTGAAGCGCTTCAGAGTTTCAGACGAG gtgctGGACTCGGAGCAGGACCCCGCAGAGCCGCCCCctgaagtggaggaggaggacctgGACTTGGACAGTGTGGAGTTTGAGAACCCGAGTGACAGCGGCCCTGAGCTAGATGACGACGACAGCGTCCTCAGCACACCAAAACCTAAACTcaa GCCATATTTCGagggtctctccctctccagctCTCAAACTGAGATCGGCAGCATCCACAGCAGCCGGAGCCACCGGGAGCCTCCGAGCCCG ATCGACCCAGATAAAACAAAGTGTGCTGGGGCCAAATTTCCAGATGATGGTGTGTCTGATAACGTCTCCTTT GAGCAGCCGGAGGCGGTGACTCCGACCACGGAGCTGGAGATGGACAACATGGACACATTTTTAGAGAGACTGCCACCGAGTGGCAAAATGACCAAGACAGAGTCCCTAATCATTTCATCCAACAG GCAGGAACCGAAGTTGGCAGGGAGGCGAGGCAGGAGCACGTCGCTGAAGGAGCGGCAGCCCAGCAGGCCACAAAATGAGAGGGCCAACAGCCTGGACAACGAGCGGTCCCTGGACACACGCTGCCACCTACAG ATCCCAAGAAAGACAGTTTATGACCAACTAAACCACATCCTGGTGTCTGATAACCAGCTCCCTGACAGCATCATCCTCATCAACACGTCAGACTGGCAGGGCCAG tATCTTTCAGATATGCTGCAAAACCACCACCTACCAGTGGTCTGCACCTGCACCACGGCCGACATCCAGGCTGCGTTCAACACCATCGTCTCCCGCATACAGAGATT TTGCAACTGTAACTCCCAGACGCCCATTCCCATAAAGATCGCCGTGGCCGGAGCGCAGCACTACCTCAGTGCTGTTCTGAGGCTCTTTGTGGACCACCTCTCCCATAAAACCCCTGACTGGCTCGGCTACATGAGGTTCCTCATCATCCCACTAG GTGCACATCCTGTCTCCAAATATCTCGGCACTATCGACTATCGTTACAACAGCTTGTTCCAAGACGCTGCCTGGAGGGACCTGTTTCACAAACCAGAGGCTCCTGTTATTG CCCAGGAGAGCCCAGACGTGGTGTCGAGGGTGACTCAGTACATGGTGGGAGCTAACGGAGCTCACCAGCTTCCCATCGCAGAGGCCATGCTCACCTACAAACAGAAGAG CCCTGATGAGGACTCATGTCAGAAATTCATCCCTTTCATCGGG ATGGTGAAAGTTGGCCTCGTGGAGCAAACATCTGCTGCGTCAG GAGACTCTGATGACGCAGCACCTCTGAGCTCCTCGCTGctctcctccactcctccaCAAGTATCACCTGCACTCAAAGAGGCGTCGCCCACCCCACCCTCCTCTCCGTCTGTAACCGCCAGCTTCTGTGCTTACAG TTCTGTAGGGCAGGCGGAGCTGATGGGGCTCCAGGTGGACTACTGGGTGGCTCCgacagaaaggaagaaagacatGGAGAAGCGGGACTCCTCCTCCAAAAACACTCTGAAGTGCAATTTCCGCTCGCTGCAGGTCAGCCGGCTGCCACTGGGGGGCGCAGAGCCGAGCCCCCAGCCCACCATGTCCATGACTGTGGTGACCAAGGAGAAGAATAAGAAGG TCATGTTCCTGCCAAAAAAGAGCAAAGACAAGGAGGTGGAGCCGAAGAGTCAAGTGATCGAGGGCATCAGCCGGCTCATCTGCACTGCCAAGCACCAGCAGACCATGCTGAGAG TACTGATCGATGGCGTTGAGTGGAACGACGTCAAGTTTTTCCAGCTGGCGGCACAGTGGTCCTCACACGTCAAACACTTCCCCATCGGGATCTTTGGACACACAAAAGGCCCTTACTAG
- the pacs2 gene encoding phosphofurin acidic cluster sorting protein 2 isoform X1, which translates to MAERSGRLSFPGSGALNRPVPMNLFATWEIDGSSPNCIPRLCSLTLKKLVVMRELDKELISVVIAVKIQGSKRILRSHEIVLPPSGSVETDLALTFSLQYPHFLKREGNKLQIMLQRRKRYKNRTILGYKTLAVGSIDMAEVMQHPTEGGQVLPLCSNQKDMLGKVAEIWIFSLSSQPIDHEEAALQGGQKIKCSDNYSEEEYESFSSEQEASDDAVQGQDLEDDEYDVRKPKKQRRSIVRTPSITRQQNFKQRVVALLKRFRVSDEVLDSEQDPAEPPPEVEEEDLDLDSVEFENPSDSGPELDDDDSVLSTPKPKLKPYFEGLSLSSSQTEIGSIHSSRSHREPPSPIDPDKTKCAGAKFPDDGVSDNVSFEQPEAVTPTTELEMDNMDTFLERLPPSGKMTKTESLIISSNRQEPKLAGRRGRSTSLKERQPSRPQNERANSLDNERSLDTRCHLQIPRKTVYDQLNHILVSDNQLPDSIILINTSDWQGQYLSDMLQNHHLPVVCTCTTADIQAAFNTIVSRIQRFCNCNSQTPIPIKIAVAGAQHYLSAVLRLFVDHLSHKTPDWLGYMRFLIIPLGAHPVSKYLGTIDYRYNSLFQDAAWRDLFHKPEAPVIAQESPDVVSRVTQYMVGANGAHQLPIAEAMLTYKQKRKKSFHFDFAVSPDEDSCQKFIPFIGMVKVGLVEQTSAASGDSDDAAPLSSSLLSSTPPQVSPALKEASPTPPSSPSVTASFCAYSSVGQAELMGLQVDYWVAPTERKKDMEKRDSSSKNTLKCNFRSLQVSRLPLGGAEPSPQPTMSMTVVTKEKNKKVMFLPKKSKDKEVEPKSQVIEGISRLICTAKHQQTMLRVLIDGVEWNDVKFFQLAAQWSSHVKHFPIGIFGHTKGPY; encoded by the exons ggCTCCAAACGGATCCTGAGGTCCCATGAGATTGTGCTGCCACCCAGTGGGTCTGTGGAGACCGATCTGGCTCTCACCTTCTCACTGCAG TACCCTCACTTCTTAAAACGAGAAGGAAACAAGCTGCAGATCATGCTGCAAAGGCGGAAGAGATACAAGAACCGAACTATCCTGGGCTACAAGACGCTCGCAGTGGGATCTATCGATATGGCCGAG GTGATGCAGCACCCGACAGAGGGAGGCCAGgttcttcctctctgcagcaACCAGAAAGACATGCTGGGGAAGGTGGCCGAGATCTGGATCTTCTCTCTGTCCAGTCAGCCGATAGACCACGAGGAGGCGGCCCTGCAGGGAGGACAGAAGATCAAATGCTCCG ATAACTACTCAGAGGAGGAGTACGAGAGCTTCTCCTCAGAGCAGGAGGCCAGTGATGACGCCGTGCAGGGACAG GATCTGGAAGATGATGAGTACGATGTGAGGAAGCCAAAGAAGCAGAGGAGGTCGATTGTGAGGACCCCCTCCATCACCAGA CAGCAGAACTTTAAGCAGCGAGTCGTGGCTCTGCTGAAGCGCTTCAGAGTTTCAGACGAG gtgctGGACTCGGAGCAGGACCCCGCAGAGCCGCCCCctgaagtggaggaggaggacctgGACTTGGACAGTGTGGAGTTTGAGAACCCGAGTGACAGCGGCCCTGAGCTAGATGACGACGACAGCGTCCTCAGCACACCAAAACCTAAACTcaa GCCATATTTCGagggtctctccctctccagctCTCAAACTGAGATCGGCAGCATCCACAGCAGCCGGAGCCACCGGGAGCCTCCGAGCCCG ATCGACCCAGATAAAACAAAGTGTGCTGGGGCCAAATTTCCAGATGATGGTGTGTCTGATAACGTCTCCTTT GAGCAGCCGGAGGCGGTGACTCCGACCACGGAGCTGGAGATGGACAACATGGACACATTTTTAGAGAGACTGCCACCGAGTGGCAAAATGACCAAGACAGAGTCCCTAATCATTTCATCCAACAG GCAGGAACCGAAGTTGGCAGGGAGGCGAGGCAGGAGCACGTCGCTGAAGGAGCGGCAGCCCAGCAGGCCACAAAATGAGAGGGCCAACAGCCTGGACAACGAGCGGTCCCTGGACACACGCTGCCACCTACAG ATCCCAAGAAAGACAGTTTATGACCAACTAAACCACATCCTGGTGTCTGATAACCAGCTCCCTGACAGCATCATCCTCATCAACACGTCAGACTGGCAGGGCCAG tATCTTTCAGATATGCTGCAAAACCACCACCTACCAGTGGTCTGCACCTGCACCACGGCCGACATCCAGGCTGCGTTCAACACCATCGTCTCCCGCATACAGAGATT TTGCAACTGTAACTCCCAGACGCCCATTCCCATAAAGATCGCCGTGGCCGGAGCGCAGCACTACCTCAGTGCTGTTCTGAGGCTCTTTGTGGACCACCTCTCCCATAAAACCCCTGACTGGCTCGGCTACATGAGGTTCCTCATCATCCCACTAG GTGCACATCCTGTCTCCAAATATCTCGGCACTATCGACTATCGTTACAACAGCTTGTTCCAAGACGCTGCCTGGAGGGACCTGTTTCACAAACCAGAGGCTCCTGTTATTG CCCAGGAGAGCCCAGACGTGGTGTCGAGGGTGACTCAGTACATGGTGGGAGCTAACGGAGCTCACCAGCTTCCCATCGCAGAGGCCATGCTCACCTACAAACAGAAGAG GAAAaagagctttcattttgattttgCAGTAAG CCCTGATGAGGACTCATGTCAGAAATTCATCCCTTTCATCGGG ATGGTGAAAGTTGGCCTCGTGGAGCAAACATCTGCTGCGTCAG GAGACTCTGATGACGCAGCACCTCTGAGCTCCTCGCTGctctcctccactcctccaCAAGTATCACCTGCACTCAAAGAGGCGTCGCCCACCCCACCCTCCTCTCCGTCTGTAACCGCCAGCTTCTGTGCTTACAG TTCTGTAGGGCAGGCGGAGCTGATGGGGCTCCAGGTGGACTACTGGGTGGCTCCgacagaaaggaagaaagacatGGAGAAGCGGGACTCCTCCTCCAAAAACACTCTGAAGTGCAATTTCCGCTCGCTGCAGGTCAGCCGGCTGCCACTGGGGGGCGCAGAGCCGAGCCCCCAGCCCACCATGTCCATGACTGTGGTGACCAAGGAGAAGAATAAGAAGG TCATGTTCCTGCCAAAAAAGAGCAAAGACAAGGAGGTGGAGCCGAAGAGTCAAGTGATCGAGGGCATCAGCCGGCTCATCTGCACTGCCAAGCACCAGCAGACCATGCTGAGAG TACTGATCGATGGCGTTGAGTGGAACGACGTCAAGTTTTTCCAGCTGGCGGCACAGTGGTCCTCACACGTCAAACACTTCCCCATCGGGATCTTTGGACACACAAAAGGCCCTTACTAG